A window of the Gossypium hirsutum isolate 1008001.06 chromosome A05, Gossypium_hirsutum_v2.1, whole genome shotgun sequence genome harbors these coding sequences:
- the LOC107959973 gene encoding protein PLASTID REDOX INSENSITIVE 2, chloroplastic isoform X3, whose product MASSSCSLVSIPPSLTPAKIPTSTILILRNAGLILNPPSPPLSFPTLSSKPISVKPFLSVLRSSHSQKYVYHDPIPKFAEAETQKFKAELFNKLPKDKDKFGDDLDSVIVVCVEIFNDFLHNEYGGPGTLLVEPFTDMFVALKEKKLPGAPVAARASLLWAQNHLDHDWEGQETRES is encoded by the exons ATGGCGTCTTCTTCGTGTTCGTTGGTCTCTATTCCCCCATCCTTAACTCCCGCCAAAATTCCAACCTCCACCATTCTTATCCTGCGAAACGCCGGCCTTATACTAAACCCGCCTTCTCCTCCTCTCTCTTTTCCAACCCTCTCTTCAAAACCCATCTCCGTAAAACCGTTCCTTAGCGTTCTCAGATCCTCGCATTCCCAAAAATACGTTTACCATGACCCTATCCCTAAGTTTGCTGAAGCC GAGACCCAGAAGTTTAAAGCTGAGCTTTTCAACAAGTTACCCAAAGACAAAGACAAATTTGGTGATGACCTTGATTCTGTCATTGTCGTTTGCGTTGAG ATATTTAATGATTTCTTGCACAATGAATATGGAGGACCTGGAACACTGTTGGTGGAGCCTTTCACAGATATGTTTGTAGCTTTGAAGGAGAAGAAATTACCTGGAGCACCTGTTGCTGCTCGGGCATCCTTGTTATGGGCCCAAAACCACCTTGATCATGATTGGGAG GGACAGGAAACAAGAGAGAGTTGA
- the LOC107959973 gene encoding protein PLASTID REDOX INSENSITIVE 2, chloroplastic isoform X2, producing MASSSCSLVSIPPSLTPAKIPTSTILILRNAGLILNPPSPPLSFPTLSSKPISVKPFLSVLRSSHSQKYVYHDPIPKFAEAETQKFKAELFNKLPKDKDKFGDDLDSVIVVCVEIFNDFLHNEYGGPGTLLVEPFTDMFVALKEKKLPGAPVAARASLLWAQNHLDHDWEFPWRVTGV from the exons ATGGCGTCTTCTTCGTGTTCGTTGGTCTCTATTCCCCCATCCTTAACTCCCGCCAAAATTCCAACCTCCACCATTCTTATCCTGCGAAACGCCGGCCTTATACTAAACCCGCCTTCTCCTCCTCTCTCTTTTCCAACCCTCTCTTCAAAACCCATCTCCGTAAAACCGTTCCTTAGCGTTCTCAGATCCTCGCATTCCCAAAAATACGTTTACCATGACCCTATCCCTAAGTTTGCTGAAGCC GAGACCCAGAAGTTTAAAGCTGAGCTTTTCAACAAGTTACCCAAAGACAAAGACAAATTTGGTGATGACCTTGATTCTGTCATTGTCGTTTGCGTTGAG ATATTTAATGATTTCTTGCACAATGAATATGGAGGACCTGGAACACTGTTGGTGGAGCCTTTCACAGATATGTTTGTAGCTTTGAAGGAGAAGAAATTACCTGGAGCACCTGTTGCTGCTCGGGCATCCTTGTTATGGGCCCAAAACCACCTTGATCATGATTGGGAG TTCCCATGGCGAGTAACTGGTGTTTGA
- the LOC107959973 gene encoding protein PLASTID REDOX INSENSITIVE 2, chloroplastic isoform X1 produces the protein MASSSCSLVSIPPSLTPAKIPTSTILILRNAGLILNPPSPPLSFPTLSSKPISVKPFLSVLRSSHSQKYVYHDPIPKFAEAETQKFKAELFNKLPKDKDKFGDDLDSVIVVCVEIFNDFLHNEYGGPGTLLVEPFTDMFVALKEKKLPGAPVAARASLLWAQNHLDHDWEVWNSNSPK, from the exons ATGGCGTCTTCTTCGTGTTCGTTGGTCTCTATTCCCCCATCCTTAACTCCCGCCAAAATTCCAACCTCCACCATTCTTATCCTGCGAAACGCCGGCCTTATACTAAACCCGCCTTCTCCTCCTCTCTCTTTTCCAACCCTCTCTTCAAAACCCATCTCCGTAAAACCGTTCCTTAGCGTTCTCAGATCCTCGCATTCCCAAAAATACGTTTACCATGACCCTATCCCTAAGTTTGCTGAAGCC GAGACCCAGAAGTTTAAAGCTGAGCTTTTCAACAAGTTACCCAAAGACAAAGACAAATTTGGTGATGACCTTGATTCTGTCATTGTCGTTTGCGTTGAG ATATTTAATGATTTCTTGCACAATGAATATGGAGGACCTGGAACACTGTTGGTGGAGCCTTTCACAGATATGTTTGTAGCTTTGAAGGAGAAGAAATTACCTGGAGCACCTGTTGCTGCTCGGGCATCCTTGTTATGGGCCCAAAACCACCTTGATCATGATTGGGAGGTTTGGAACTCAAACTCTCCCAAATGA
- the LOC107959973 gene encoding protein PLASTID REDOX INSENSITIVE 2, chloroplastic isoform X4, with protein sequence MASSSCSLVSIPPSLTPAKIPTSTILILRNAGLILNPPSPPLSFPTLSSKPISVKPFLSVLRSSHSQKYVYHDPIPKFAEAETQKFKAELFNKLPKDKDKFGDDLDSVIVVCVEIFNDFLHNEYGGPGTLLVEPFTDMFVALKEKKLPGAPVAARASLLWAQNHLDHDWEIA encoded by the exons ATGGCGTCTTCTTCGTGTTCGTTGGTCTCTATTCCCCCATCCTTAACTCCCGCCAAAATTCCAACCTCCACCATTCTTATCCTGCGAAACGCCGGCCTTATACTAAACCCGCCTTCTCCTCCTCTCTCTTTTCCAACCCTCTCTTCAAAACCCATCTCCGTAAAACCGTTCCTTAGCGTTCTCAGATCCTCGCATTCCCAAAAATACGTTTACCATGACCCTATCCCTAAGTTTGCTGAAGCC GAGACCCAGAAGTTTAAAGCTGAGCTTTTCAACAAGTTACCCAAAGACAAAGACAAATTTGGTGATGACCTTGATTCTGTCATTGTCGTTTGCGTTGAG ATATTTAATGATTTCTTGCACAATGAATATGGAGGACCTGGAACACTGTTGGTGGAGCCTTTCACAGATATGTTTGTAGCTTTGAAGGAGAAGAAATTACCTGGAGCACCTGTTGCTGCTCGGGCATCCTTGTTATGGGCCCAAAACCACCTTGATCATGATTGGGAG ATTGCTTAG
- the LOC107959974 gene encoding uncharacterized protein, with the protein MGNCQAIDAAALVIQHPSGRLERLYWPIPVSEVMRMNPGHYVSLIIPLPVSQEEEANHHQDRDTVRFTRVKLLRPTDTLSLGHAYRLITSQEVMKFMRAKKYAKTKRESMKKLQHHGQDNLTSGGKFDAHITNQELKNERQISRTSSVNAASMRSKSWRPSLQSISEAVG; encoded by the exons ATGGGGAATTGCCAAGCCATCGATGCGGCGGCCTTGGTCATTCAGCATCCCTCCGGGAGGCTTGAGAGGTTATATTGGCCCATTCCCGTCAGTGAAGTTATGAGAATGAATCCCGGTCATTACGTTTCTCTCATCATTCCCTTGCCTGTTTCCCAAGAGGAGGAAGCCAACCATCATCAAGATCGAGATACGGTGCGTTTCACCCGTGTTAAGCTCCTCCGCCCCACCGATACTCTTTCCCTTGGCCACGCTTATCGCCTTATCACTTCTCAAG AGGTCATGAAGTTCATGAGAGCCAAGAAATATGCAAAAACCAAAAGGGAATCCATGAAAAAATTGCAGCACCATGGACAAGACAACCTAACTTCAGGAGGAAAGTTTGACGCACACATCACCAACCAA GAACTAAAGAATGAAAGACAAATCTCACGGACATCATCTGTGAACGCTGCTTCAATGAGGTCAAAATCATGGCGGCCATCATTACAGAGCATCTCTGAGGCTGTAGGCTAA